The following DNA comes from Kitasatospora sp. NBC_01287.
AGGTCAATGACCGACCGGAGGACAAGTTGTGAGTAACCATCCGTGTGCTTAACGTACGTTTTGCCCGCCTTTGGCGGGACGATCCGTCGGGCTGCCACCTCCTGCCTACCCGTCGGCGGCCCCGGCTCACCGCAGACAGGCAGGAGTGCGCAGAGCCCGGTGCCCCGGGGAGACCGCCGGGGGCACCGGGCGGCGGAGGCGTCTGGGAGCTGCCCGTGCTTACTCGCAACTCACCCTCGCGCACCGGCATGCTCGCCGGTGCCCTGGCCGTCCTGGTGGCCGTGACCGCCGGCCCGGCCCACGCCCGGGACCGGGCGACAGCCCAGGTGACGCAGGACCGGCTCACCCCCACCACCGCCGTCGCCGACACCCCGGTGACCGCCCAGCTGACGGTCCATTCGAGCGCCTGCTTCACCGCCAAGGCCCTCGGGGTCGGCGTGCGCGACGCCAAGGGCGACAACCTCGACTTCCCCGGGAACCTGGGCAGCACCCAGATCTGCCCCACCGGGGTCAGCCTGACCACCGGCGCCCGTAGCTTCCCGGCCGGCACCTACCGGATCTTCGGCTTCTACCAGGACCAGGCCGGCGCCTGGAAGAACCTGCCCGAGCAGCAGCTCGTCGTCGGCGCCCGGGTCCCGATCGTCACCCAGGAGCAGCTCGGCCCGACCAGCGCGAGCGCCGACAGCCCGGTGACCGCCCAGCTGACGGTCCGTTCGAACTTCTGCTTCACCGTCCAGGCGCTCGGCATCGCGGTGCGTGACGCCCAGGACAACAACCTCGACTTCCCCGGTGGCCTCGGCAGCACCCAGATCTGCCCCACCGGCCTGACCCTGACCACCGGCGCCCGCAGCTTCCCGGCCGGCACCTACCGGATCTTCGGCTTCTACCAGGACCAGGCCGGCGCCTGGAAGAACCTCCCCGAGCAGCAGCTCACCGTCGGCGCGGCCAAGCCGCCCGGCCCGGTCTCGCCGGTCCCCGGCACCAGCCTGGTCTGGTCGGACGAGTTCGACGGCTCGCTCTCCAGCGCCAAGTGGAACCGCGTCAACAGCAGCGCGTACCGGTACGGCACCCACAACCCGCAGGACGACAAGCTCGACCGGATCGACCCGAACGGCGTCAAGGTGGCGGGCGGTGTCGCCACCTTCACCGCCAGGCCCAGCACCTTCGCGCTGCCCGGCGGCGGCCGGGCCGCCTGGGACACCGGGCTGCTCACCACGGAGAACTCCGGCGAGCGGTTCATGGTCAAGACCGGCGACTACGCCGAGACCCGGGTCAAGTTGCCTTCGGGCCTCGGCGCCTGGCCGGCCCTGTGGACCTGGCGCGACGGCGGCAACGAGGTGGACTCCTTCGAGTACCACCCCGACAACCCGAACCTGCTGGAGCTGACCAACCACACCAGGCCGGCCCAGAAGTACTGGGAGAACAGGGACGCGGTGAAGCCCGACCAGTGGGTCACCATCGGCACCCGCTACGGCGCGAACTCGGTGGGGTGGTACATCAACGGCGTGAACGTCTTCGAGGACGGCAAGGGGGTCGGCGCGAACTGGTCGGCCTACCTGATCCTCAACCTGTCGATCTGCTCCGGCGACTACCACCCGGACCCGGTCGGCACCAAGCCGGTCACCTTCGACGCGGACTACGTGCGGGTCTTCCGGTAGCGGACCGCGCGGTGCACGCCCGAGCCCGCCGGCCCGTCAGCTCGACAGCTGACGGGCCGGCGGGCTCTCCGCTGGGCGCTCAGCCCGGCGCTCAGCCCGGCGCTCAGCCGTCGATCTGGATCTGGAACCCGTCCGTGTGGCCGCTCTGGTCCTGGTCGGCGGGGCTGCTGACACTCACCTGGCCACCGGTCAGCACGCCGGAGGCGTCCGGGGAGATCTGCAGCGGCACCCGGGCGCTGGCCGTCTGCTCCGTCGGCAGGCCGGCCCGGAAGGTGCAGCTGACCGTGCGGCCGTCCGGCGCCGGCTCGCAGCTCTTCGGGAAGTAGGAGCCCGGCGGGACGGAGTCCTTCGGCGGCGCGCTCGCGCCGTCCGGCAGGCTGACGGTGAGGGTGAACTCGCCCGCGGCGCCGGGGCCGCCGTTGGCCACGGTCGGGTGGAGCACGGTCTGGCCACCGGCCGGCACCGGGTCGGGGTCCTCCTGCACCACCGTCAGATGGCCAGTTTCGGCCCGGATCACGGTCGGCGCGGCGCCCAGCAGCGCGGCGACCGCGCAGCAGGTCCCCACCGTCATCACCATTCTGCGCAGCATTCGGTCACACCCTCACAGCAGTGGCAGGCTCTCGGACACCGCCACGCTAGGGCCGGCGCACCGGGACCGGGCGGCGCAACGCCAGGCGGCAGCCCCGTTCGGCGCACCCGGGGCGGTCCCGAACGGGGCTGTCGACGCGTCACCGAGGCGTCACCGAGGCCGGGGGCTGTCCACTGCGGCCCACCGCGGGCGCCGAGCCGCCCGCCGCCGGGATCGCCTATCGTCGTCTCCTGACAGGCGCTGTCCGCGGGCGAGGGGGATGGACGAATGGACCAGACGGCGGGCGAGCCCACGTCGTTCTACCGGGACCTGGGCGAGGGGCGGTTCGAGAGCACCGGCTTCACCGCGGGGCCGTGGAGCCCGAAGGCGCAGCACGCCGGGCCGCCGTCCGCGCTGCTGGGCCGGGCGATGGAGCGGCACCAGGCGCGCGAGGGGTTCCGGATCGCCCGGGTGACGCTGGAGATTCCGCGACCGGTGCCGGTCGACGAGCTGGCGGTCGCGGTGCGCACCGTCCGGGCGGGCGCGCGCACCGAGCTGATCGAGGGCGAGATCACGGCGCGCGGCCAGGTCGTGATGCTGGCCCGGGCCTGGCGGGTGACGGCGAGCCCGGCGGACACGCCGGCCCTGCGCCCCGAACCGGCCGCGCCGCCGCTGCCCGCTCCGCAGCCGCCGCACACGCTGCGCGGCGCCTACCTGGACGGCTACATCGCGGCGATGGAGTGGCGCTGGCCGGCGGGCGGGGGCTTCGACCGACCAGGCCCCGGCGCGGCCTGGGCCCGCCAGCGGGTGCCGCTGGTGGCGGGCGAGCGGGACACCCCGCTGATCCGGGCGCTGACGCTGGCGGACAGCAACTGGGCGGTGGCCTTCGAGCTCGACCACGTCGGCCGACAGGTCATCAACACCGATGTCACGCTGGCCCTGCACCGCGACCCGGTGGGCGAGTGGCTCTGCCTGAGCGCGGCCACCACCGCCAGCCCGGCCGGCTCGGGCCTGGCGCTCGGGCGGCTGGAGGACCAGCTGGGCGACTGCGGCCGGGTGCTGCAGACGCTCTTCATCGCGGAGTGCTGAGCGGCGCCTGCAAAGGATCGCAAAAAGTTGTAAGAAACTTGCGCTCACTGTCGTAGGATCACCCGTATGACACGACGACTTGCGCAGGTGGCCAAGAAGGTCGGGGTGAGCGAGGCCACCGTGAGCCGGGTGCTGAACGAGAAGCCCGGCGTCTCGGAGGCGACCCGGGCCGCGGTGCTCACCGCGCTCGATGTGCTCGGCTACGAGCGGCCCTCGCAGTTGCGCGGCGAACGGGCCCGGCTGGTCGGCCTGGTACTGCCGGAGCTGCAGAACCCGATCTTCCCCGCCTTCGCCGAGGTGGTCGGCGGCGCCCTGGCCGGCCAGGGCTACACCCCGGTGCTCTGCACCCAGACGGCCGGCGGCGTCTCCGAGGCGGACTACGTGGACCTGCTGCTGGAGCAGCAGGTGTCCGGGGTGATCTTCTTCGGCGGCTGCTACGCCCAGGGCGACGCCCCGCACGAGCACTACGAGCGGCTCGCCGAGCGCAACCTGCCGACCGTGCTGCTCAACGCGGCCATCGACAACCTGGACTTCCCCCGGGTCTCCTGCGACGACGCGGTCGCCGTGGAGCAGGCGATGGGCCATCTGCGCCAGCTCGGGCACACCCGGATCGGCCTGGTGCTCGGCCCGCCCGACCACGTCCCCTCGCAGCGCAAGCTCGCCGCCGGGCGGGCCGCCGCCGCGCAGGCGGGGCTGGAGCTCGGCGACGAGCTGGTGGAGCGGGCGCTCTTCTCGCTGGAGGGCGGGCAGGCCGCCACCACCAGGCTGCTGCGCCAGGGGGTGACGGCGGTGATCTGCGCGAGCGACCCGCTGGCACTGGGGGCGGTGCGCGCGGTGCGGCGGTTCGGGCTCTCGGTGCCGACCGATGTCTCGGTCGTCGGCTATGACGACTCCTCCTTCATGACCTGCACCGATCCGCCGCTGACCACGGTGCGCCAGCCGATCGAGGCGATGGGGCGGGCCGTGGTCGAGCTGCTCACCGGAGCCATCGGCGGGGTCCGGGTCACCCATGACGAGCTGCTCTTCGAGCCGGAGCTGGTGGTGCGCGGCTCGACCGCGCCGGCCCCCGCGGGGGGCCGCGGCTGAGCCGACGAGGGGCCTGCGCGAGGCGGGCCGGGCGGCGGGAGAGATGGACGAGCGGGCGGGCACCGACGGTGCCCGCCCGCTCGCGTTGCCGCGGACAGCGCGGGCGGCGCGGCCAGCGCGGGCAGTACGGGCGGCGCGGCCAGCGCGGACAGTACGGGCGGCGCGGGCGGCGCGGCCAGCGCGGACAGTACGGGCGGCGCGGGCGGCGCGGACAGCGCGGACAGCGCGGACACGACAGGATGCTGTCGATTTTTTGCATTCTTTCGTCGACATCTTGTGGCCAACCGTTTCGGGCTGGTTAAGTGTGCTCACCGCCGAAGGCGTACGCGCCCGGCACGGCGGCTCCCACCACTTCGTACCCGGGCTCCTCCATGCCCGCGTGCCCCGCGGAAGGGTCACCCATGAAGAGCAAGCAGCTCCTGCGCAGATCCGTCACCCTCGCGGCCGTCACCGGCCTGGCCGTCTCGCTCGCCGCCTGCGGCAGTTCGGGTGGCGGCGGCTCGGCCGGCTCCGGCGGGAGCGGGTCGAGCGGTGACGCGGCGGCCCCCCTCGACCCGGCCGCCAAGGTGACGATCAGCATCGACTGCGAGCCGCCGGTGACCAAGACCGCCGAGCGCAAGGAGTGGGGCGAGGACATCGCGGCCTTCCACCAGCTCTACCCGAACGTGACGGTCGACGCCAAGGACGCCTCACCCTGCGAGGACCCGGCCACCTTCACCGCCCAGCTGGCGGGCAAGAGCCAACCCGACGTCTTCTACAGCTACTTCACCGACCTCAACCAGGTGCTCGACGCCGGCCAGGCCGCCGACATCTCCGCCTACGTCAACGACAGGACGGTCCCGGCGCTGAAGGACATCGACCCTTCGGTGCTGGCCACCCTCAAGTCCGACGGCAAGCTCTACGGCCTGCCGACCAGCAACTACAAGATGGGGCTGCTCTACAACCGGCAGCTCTTCGCCCAGGCGGGGCTCGACCCCGACCAACCGCCCACCAGTTGGGACGAGGTCGAGGCCGACGCCAAGAAGATCGCGGCACTCGGCAACGGCATCAGCGGCTACGGCGACTACAGCGCGACCAACCAGGGCGGCTGGCACTTCACCGCCGAACTCTACGGCCTGGGCGGCTCGATGCTCACCGCCGACGGCAGCAAGGCGGCCTTCGACACCGACCAGGGCAAGCAGGTCCTGCAGCACCTGCACGACATGCGCTGGAACGACCAGAGCATGAGCGCCACCGAGGGCCTCAAATGGCCCGACCTGATGACCCAGATGGCTGCCGGGAAGCTCGGCATGTACATCGGCGCCCCCGATGACATCACCTACATGGTGCAGACCCTCAAGGGCGACTACTCCGCCTACGGCATGGGCCCGATGCCCGGCCTGCAGGGCGCACTGCTCGGCGGCAACGACTACCTCTTCAAGAAGGGCGACACCCCCGACCAGATCAAGGCCGGGATCGCCTGGATCGACTTCAAGTACCTCACCATCGGCAAGGGGCAGTTCGACTACGCCCGCAGCAAGGGCGACGGGCTGCCGGTGGGTCTGCCCGAGCCGTTCTTCTTCGGCGGCGCGAGCCTGGCCGCCGACAACCAGGCCAAGGCCGCCAGCGCCACCGTCCCGGTCGCCAACTACGCCCCCTACCTGACGACTTCGGTGCCCGGCAAGACCGAGCCGGCGAACGCCCAGCAGATCTACAAGGTGCTCGACAACGCCGTCTCCGCCGTCCTCACCGACCGCGACGCGAACATCGACAAGCTGCTCTCCGACGCGGCGAGCCAGGTCGACCAGGTCATCGCCAACAACCAGTAGCCCAGGCCGGCCGCACCCGCCAGGGCCGCCCGCCGGGCCGGCCCGCCCCCAGCAGATCCGGAGTCACCATGGCAGCGATCACCGCCTCCCGCGCCCGCGGCCGCCCGCGCACCGCCGCCCGGTCGCGCCGAGGGCTGAAGCTGCGTCAGAACCTGACCGCGCACGCCTTCCTGTTCGGCGCCCTGGTCAGCTTCGGCCTCTTCACCTGGTACCCGATGGTGCGCGAGGTGGTGATGAGCTTCCAGCGCACCAAGCGCGGCCGGACCAGCTGGGTGGGCCTGGACAACCTGCGGCGGATCGTCCACGACCCGGCCTTCTGGCACGCCTGGGGCAACACCCTGCGGTTCACCCTGCTCGCCCTGGTGCTGGGCTTCGCACTGCCGTTCCTGATCGCCGTGCTGCTGAACGAACTTCGCCACGCCAGGGCCTACCTGCGGGTCCTGGTCTACCTGCCGGTGATGCTGCCGCCGGTGGCGGGCGTGCTGCTCTTCAAGTACTGCTACGACCCGAACTACGGCCTCTTCGACCACCTGCTGCGCGCCCTGCACCTGCCGACCTCGGCCTGGCTCAACTCCCCCGGCAGCGCGATGCTCTCGGTGGTGATCGCGGCCACCTGGATGAACATGGGCGGCGCCACGCTGATCTACCTGGCCGCGCTGCAGGGCATCCCCGGCGAGCTGTACGAGGCCGCCGAGTTGGACGGCGCGGGGCTGCTGCGCAAGGTCTGGCACGTCACCATCCCGCAGACCCGGCTGATCCTCTCGCTGCTGCTACTCCTGCAACTCGTCGCCACCATGCAGGTCTTCGTCGAGCCCTATCTGCTGACCGGCGGCGACGGGCCGCAGGACTCGACGCTCACCGTGGTCAACCTCGTCTACCAGTACGCCTTCAACTTCGGCAACTACGGGAGCGCGGCCGCGCTCGGCCTGGTGATGCTGCTGGTGCTGGCCGGCTTCTCGGCCCTCTACGTGCGCCTCAGCCGCGCCGAGGACTGACGCCCGCCTCCCAGCTTCTGCCCCCTACCCCACCCCCTGCCCCGCCCCCTGCCCCGCCCCCGCCTCGCCCCCTGGAGCCGGCCATGGCCGCCGCGGAACCGCAGCCCCGCACCCTGATCTCCGCCACCCAGCTCAACCGCCCGATGGGCAGGCTCGTCTACTGGACGGTCCTGGTCCTGGTGGTGGGCGGCTTCACCCTGGTCTTCCTCGGCCCGCTCTACTGGCTGGTGACCGGCGGGCTGAAGTCCACCGCCGAGGTGATCCAGAACCCGCCCACCCTCATTCCCGCCCACCCGCGGCCCAGCACCTACAGCGAAGCCTGGAGCAAGCTGGGCCTGGGCCGGCTGCTCTTCAACACGCTCTACTACGCGTTCGGCGCGCTCCTCCTCCAACTCGTCTTCGACGTGGCGGCCGCCTACGCCCTCTCCAAGCTGCGGCCGGTGCTCGGCAACCTGATCCTGGGCATGATGCTGGCCACCCTGATGATCCCCTCGGCCGTGCTGATCGTGCCGCAGTACCTGACCGTGCTCGACCTGCCGGTGCTGCACCTGAACCTGATCAACACGCCCTGGGCGATCTGGCTGCCGACCGTGGCCAACGCCTTCAACATCTTCCTGCTGAAGCGCTTCTTCGACTCGATCCCCGAGGAGTTGCTGGCCGCCGCCGCGATCGACGGGGCGGGACCGCTGCGCACGCTCCGCTCGATCGTGCTGCCGATGTCCCGGCCGATCCTCGGCGTGGTCGCGATCTTCGCCGTGGTCAACGTCTGGAAGGACTTCCTCTGGCCGATGCTGGTGGAACCCGACCCGCGGCACCAGCCGCTGAACATCGGCATCAACTCGCTTGCCACCGGGGTGCCGCAGAACGTGGTGATCGCGGCCCTGGCGATCGCCTCGGCCCCCACCATCGTCTTCTTCCTGATCTTCCAGCGCTCGATCATGTCGGGTCTGACCTCCGGCGGCCTGAAAGGTTGAGACGGGCAGAATGACTGATCGACCGTCACTTCCTGATCAACCGTCATCCGACGAAAGGACACCGCCATCGTGGCCCCACGTCCCGAGCCCACCGCCTGGTGGCGGAACGCGGCGATCTACCAGGTCTATCCGCGCAGCTTCGCCGACGGCAACGGGGACGGCACCGGCGATCTGGCCGGTGTCCGGGCCCGCCTGCCCTACCTGGCCGAACTGGGCGTCGACGCGCTCTGGTTCAACCCGTGGTACCCCTCGCCGATGGCCGACGGGGGCTACGACGTGGCCGACTACCGCGGCATCGACCCGCTCTTCGGCACCCTGGCCGAGGCCGAGAAGCTGATCGCCGAAGCGCTCGACCTGGGCCTGCGCACCATCGTGGACATCGTCCCCAACCACGTCTCGGACCAGCACCCCTGGTTCCGCGCCGCGCTGGCGGCCGCGCCGGGCAGCCCCGAGCGCGAGCTCTTCCACTTCCGCGCCGGGCGCGGCACGGCGGGCGAACTGCCGCCCAACGACTGGGTGTCGGAGTTCGGCGGCTGCCCGTGGACCAGGATCGGCGACGGGCAGTGGTACCTGCACCTGTTCGCCACCCAGCAGCCCGACCTCAACTGGGCCCATCCGCTGGTGCGGGCCGAGCACGAGGCGATCCTGCGGTTCTGGTTCGACCGGGGCGCGGCCGGGGTGCGGATCGACTCGGCCGCGCTGCCCGCCAAGGATCCGGCCCTGCCCGACTTCGATCCGGCCCGCGACCCTCACCCGTACCTGGACCGCGAGGAGCTGCACGGGATCTACCGGTCCTGGCGGGCGGTGGCCGACTCCTACCCCGGTGAGCGGATCCTGGTGGGCGAGGTCTGGCTGCCGGACGCCGAGCGCTTCGCCCGCTACCTGCGCCCCGACGAGCTGCACACCGCCTTCAACTTCGACTTCCTGGCCCGGCCCTGGGACGCCGCCGAACTGCGGACCTCGATCGAGGCCACGCTGAGCCGCCACGCGCCGGTCGGCGCACCGGCCACCTGGGTGCTCAGCAACCACGACGTCACCCGCACGGTGACCCGCTACGGCCGCCGCGACACCCGATTCGACTTCGCCACCAAGGCGTTCGGCACCCCGACCGACCCGGCACTGGGCCTGCGCCGGGCACGGGCCGCCGCGCTGCTGAGCCTGGCCCTGCCGGGCTCCCTCTACCTCTACCAGGGCGAGGAGCTGGGCCTGCCCGAGGTCGAGGAGCTGCCGGCCGAGCGTCGCCAGGATCCGATGCACCTGCGCTCGGGGGGCACCGACCCGGGGCGGGACGGCTGCCGGGTGCCGCTGCCCTGGGCGGGCGCCGCACCGCCGTTCGGCTTCAGCCCGGCCGGGGTCGAGCCGTGGCTGCCGCAGCCGGCCGACTGGGCGGCACGCACGGTCGCCGCGCAGCAGGCCGACCCGCACTCGATGCTGGCCCTCTACCGCACCGCGCTCGGCCTGCGCCGCGCCGAACCGGGCCTGCGCGGGGACGAGTTCGAGTGGCTGCCCGAGGCACCCGGGGTGCTGTCCTTCCGGCGCGGCGCCGGCCTGTGCTGCGTGGTTAACCTCTCGGCCGAGCCGGTGGCGCTTCCCGGGCACCGCGAAGTGCTGCTCAGCAGCGCCGAGTTGAAGCAGGGCCAGCTCGGACCTGACAGCGCGGCCTGGCTGCGCACCGGCTGACCCC
Coding sequences within:
- a CDS encoding LacI family DNA-binding transcriptional regulator; protein product: MTRRLAQVAKKVGVSEATVSRVLNEKPGVSEATRAAVLTALDVLGYERPSQLRGERARLVGLVLPELQNPIFPAFAEVVGGALAGQGYTPVLCTQTAGGVSEADYVDLLLEQQVSGVIFFGGCYAQGDAPHEHYERLAERNLPTVLLNAAIDNLDFPRVSCDDAVAVEQAMGHLRQLGHTRIGLVLGPPDHVPSQRKLAAGRAAAAQAGLELGDELVERALFSLEGGQAATTRLLRQGVTAVICASDPLALGAVRAVRRFGLSVPTDVSVVGYDDSSFMTCTDPPLTTVRQPIEAMGRAVVELLTGAIGGVRVTHDELLFEPELVVRGSTAPAPAGGRG
- a CDS encoding extracellular solute-binding protein is translated as MKSKQLLRRSVTLAAVTGLAVSLAACGSSGGGGSAGSGGSGSSGDAAAPLDPAAKVTISIDCEPPVTKTAERKEWGEDIAAFHQLYPNVTVDAKDASPCEDPATFTAQLAGKSQPDVFYSYFTDLNQVLDAGQAADISAYVNDRTVPALKDIDPSVLATLKSDGKLYGLPTSNYKMGLLYNRQLFAQAGLDPDQPPTSWDEVEADAKKIAALGNGISGYGDYSATNQGGWHFTAELYGLGGSMLTADGSKAAFDTDQGKQVLQHLHDMRWNDQSMSATEGLKWPDLMTQMAAGKLGMYIGAPDDITYMVQTLKGDYSAYGMGPMPGLQGALLGGNDYLFKKGDTPDQIKAGIAWIDFKYLTIGKGQFDYARSKGDGLPVGLPEPFFFGGASLAADNQAKAASATVPVANYAPYLTTSVPGKTEPANAQQIYKVLDNAVSAVLTDRDANIDKLLSDAASQVDQVIANNQ
- a CDS encoding thioesterase family protein; the encoded protein is MDQTAGEPTSFYRDLGEGRFESTGFTAGPWSPKAQHAGPPSALLGRAMERHQAREGFRIARVTLEIPRPVPVDELAVAVRTVRAGARTELIEGEITARGQVVMLARAWRVTASPADTPALRPEPAAPPLPAPQPPHTLRGAYLDGYIAAMEWRWPAGGGFDRPGPGAAWARQRVPLVAGERDTPLIRALTLADSNWAVAFELDHVGRQVINTDVTLALHRDPVGEWLCLSAATTASPAGSGLALGRLEDQLGDCGRVLQTLFIAEC
- a CDS encoding carbohydrate ABC transporter permease, with amino-acid sequence MAAAEPQPRTLISATQLNRPMGRLVYWTVLVLVVGGFTLVFLGPLYWLVTGGLKSTAEVIQNPPTLIPAHPRPSTYSEAWSKLGLGRLLFNTLYYAFGALLLQLVFDVAAAYALSKLRPVLGNLILGMMLATLMIPSAVLIVPQYLTVLDLPVLHLNLINTPWAIWLPTVANAFNIFLLKRFFDSIPEELLAAAAIDGAGPLRTLRSIVLPMSRPILGVVAIFAVVNVWKDFLWPMLVEPDPRHQPLNIGINSLATGVPQNVVIAALAIASAPTIVFFLIFQRSIMSGLTSGGLKG
- a CDS encoding carbohydrate ABC transporter permease; protein product: MAAITASRARGRPRTAARSRRGLKLRQNLTAHAFLFGALVSFGLFTWYPMVREVVMSFQRTKRGRTSWVGLDNLRRIVHDPAFWHAWGNTLRFTLLALVLGFALPFLIAVLLNELRHARAYLRVLVYLPVMLPPVAGVLLFKYCYDPNYGLFDHLLRALHLPTSAWLNSPGSAMLSVVIAATWMNMGGATLIYLAALQGIPGELYEAAELDGAGLLRKVWHVTIPQTRLILSLLLLLQLVATMQVFVEPYLLTGGDGPQDSTLTVVNLVYQYAFNFGNYGSAAALGLVMLLVLAGFSALYVRLSRAED
- a CDS encoding glycoside hydrolase family 13 protein; protein product: MVAPRPEPTAWWRNAAIYQVYPRSFADGNGDGTGDLAGVRARLPYLAELGVDALWFNPWYPSPMADGGYDVADYRGIDPLFGTLAEAEKLIAEALDLGLRTIVDIVPNHVSDQHPWFRAALAAAPGSPERELFHFRAGRGTAGELPPNDWVSEFGGCPWTRIGDGQWYLHLFATQQPDLNWAHPLVRAEHEAILRFWFDRGAAGVRIDSAALPAKDPALPDFDPARDPHPYLDREELHGIYRSWRAVADSYPGERILVGEVWLPDAERFARYLRPDELHTAFNFDFLARPWDAAELRTSIEATLSRHAPVGAPATWVLSNHDVTRTVTRYGRRDTRFDFATKAFGTPTDPALGLRRARAAALLSLALPGSLYLYQGEELGLPEVEELPAERRQDPMHLRSGGTDPGRDGCRVPLPWAGAAPPFGFSPAGVEPWLPQPADWAARTVAAQQADPHSMLALYRTALGLRRAEPGLRGDEFEWLPEAPGVLSFRRGAGLCCVVNLSAEPVALPGHREVLLSSAELKQGQLGPDSAAWLRTG